AATTAGATACAAAtttgtctgttttttctttgtatcCTCGCAAAATAATGAATCAATAaggctttttttggtttgttttttttactgATGTAATAACTGTCTAgagtttaaatttattttctcttgtctCCTCATTTTTTTGAAAGTTGTATAAAAGCCATGAGCCTGGTCTTTATTTTATGTAACTATTTGAAAATGGTTGCAAGTTACACATTCTCATGGAATACACAAAGGATATATAATATTCTCAGAAAATAAATGGGTAGTGAGTTTGAGAGCAAGTAATGTGTTTTCCTGCCTAATCCATCCAGCCTTTGAtataacaaacaaaacaaggacTTCATGCAtctttttccaaggaaaacGACCCCAAACTATGTAAGCCAATCTAtttcagggtggtttttttatttataaatgctGTGAACACCCCAACTTTGTATACATAGAGAAATTGAGTGTTTCTGTAAGTCAGAATAGTTCTGAAATTCTTTCTAGACatattttttctcaaattaTTTACTTACTTGAACTCCTCAATTTGCAGCAGTGCACAAAGCTACTTCTtgtcgtcctcctcctccttccaagCCAGAGAATGTTCCCTGCATTTGGAGAGGCACCAGTGAATCTGAAACTTCCTTTTGTAGACTGCATCTGAGAGTTGGTTTtcaaatttaaaacattttgtaagTGTTGCTGCCAAAGAGCAAAGGATTAAATTCCTGATTTGGGTACTGCAGCAGTTTCTCTAATATTCATACATATTTGTAATTCCTGACTTAATTTTTGTTTAACATTTTACATGATCAAACTTTCAGTAGGAGGTACAGTGTGGATGGTCTGTGTTATTGTTGCTACcttgatttttaaatgtcagaGAAGTTACATACTGGTCATGCTACAGAAAGGTCAGTGAGGCTGTGTATAAATTGTGTAGAGTTTCACAAAAGGGCAAATCATCTTTGCAGCTGCCATTGAACAAGACTTAATTTTAATGTCTTATGACAAGAGTTCTCCATTAGAAAACAATCATACTAAAGGTCAGTCAGGTAAAGTACTGGAAATGTAGAAGTTAAACTTTGTTTAGAAGTCACACAGTTCAAGGAATAACACTTAGCTTTGCTTATGAGTCTGTTGTAATTAATTTACTGTGGAATCTCCCCCATATTATTAACTTGAAAATCTTACACTGTAACCAGTTGTACTTTGCAAAGCTAAGTGGATTATAAACACAGCTCATTGATTGTCACAGACTTACTGCTGATGAATCCAAGTTTCAAAACAGTTGTTTATTTAGCTAAGCCAACTGGAATGAATTTAATTTAGTTACCTTTGTTCATACAGAACTGGTAATATATTCCACTTCGGAAGTGCATTCTTCTAACCAGGAGCAAAATTACAGACTTAAATTTCCTGTCTACAAAAAAATATCCCGGGTGCTCTTTCTCGCTGTAGATTTGGCAGCAAGTTTTGTGCATACGTGCCTGTAACAACTGTGCTTATACCAATTCTTTTAGGAGTTATTCAAACCCATGCTGTAGCTTCATTTATTCGCAGTAACTGCACAAGGACAAGAATTCAGATGGAGGCCCTGATTCCTTTGTCTGCTCAATCCATTCACACAGCCTTTCTTAGctaacagaaaataattatgaTCATAAATCAAAATACAAAATGCATTTGTCCTGAACGTCGTCTTAACATGATACTTTAGTGGGAGCTGCACAGTGCTAGAACTTAGTTTGAAACCCTGCAAATAATGAAGGTCTAAAAGACCTTTATGGTGTTCTGAGAGGAAACAAGTCTGGTGTAATAGTTCTGGAAAAGTAAAACCCGTACTGTCCTTCATTTCCAGTGACTTGCAGGAAGTTTACCAGTTTACAAGGAGTCCGCATGGCTGCTGCCTCTCCACCAGGTAAAATGgttttggtttcattttctttcattatataCAGATGGTAATTACAGTAGTGCAATATTTTAAACTAAGGAACTAGAAAGCATATTGTTTAGGGTAGCCAGGGAATGTGCTCTAAACAAACACAAAGATTCAGTTTGCTTCTGAAGCTTAACTGCAGTTTTCCTGTGAAAACCCATCTGTGTTCACTGAGCTGTCCGAATCTGCCCAGTGGGAAGGAGGACTGGGGCTGTTCTTTTGGCAGCCAAGTGCAGGCCTGGCTCCCCATGGCTGCCCACACCTGCTGGGATAACCCTGGTGGGCAGCACCTCACAGCTGCTTGCTCCCTGCCCAgggggccagggcaggaggaagggaagaaaaaaagcaggaaaactttGTGCTTTCACCTGGTGCCTGTCAATTCCAGGCGTATTGGACACCAGTCCATGTGAAAGTAAGGGATGGAGGAGAATGCTGTGACTATACCCATTGTGGAACACCATATGGCTGCCCTGGACTCTGGTTCACACTGGGGTTCCAGAAACTTCTCCAAacagattttaattatttactgTTTCTTCTTTGGGTAATTGTAGATTCTTCTTTGAGAGAGAGGAATCATCTAGGATggattatttcttttaaaacaaacctCACAACCAACTTGTGTGCATTTTCCCTATTATTATCTcacaaaaaaatggaatttcctcaaaaatattttttaaaattaccaaGTTAGTTCTACAGTCTCTTACTATCTTTACTGTTTTGCAGTTAAGTGTCTGTTCACTGTATGGCAAGTGCACCATGACATGAACAAAcactgctgcaggaggctgctgctgctggcacttcTGAAAGGgtttcaaaactgaaaaagagtCCTTAGCTGCTATAATTACAGCCAAATTCCCAGTTTAGGCAGAGATTAATGACTTTGCAGGTGGCAGTGAAATTCTAAGCAATTTTTCATAGATGTTGAAGCGGTTCCCGCTGGCAGGCGCCgtgtgccagcagctgccattCGGGAATGGCTGTCAGCCGTGGCACCGCTTGGCAGATGTTGCCTTCAACCATCCTACAGTGGTGCCAACGAGGACTCAAGTGTCCAGACTGTGGCCTGACCCTCGCCTGGTGTAGTTTACATCCTTTCCACCTGGGCCAGTTTTTCAGAAGCTGGAGATGCTCCATGGCATGGGTCTCCTCTGTGAGCAGCTGCCCAAGTGCCTCCTGCACACATTGTGGGGATTCCCTGGCTCGGGGATTCCTCAGCAGTGCTCTGGCCACTCTGCAGTAATTTTAACTCCAGCTACCATAGCTGATTTCGTTGTGGGGAAAGCAATGTCACGTGGAAGCTTCACTGCAGCTGCTATGCTGAAGCTGCCCACAGCTGACACTTCCAGGCCTCCTCAGCATAAGAAGGACATGaaactgttggagcaagtctACAAGAGGGCCATAGAGTTGATAAAAGGAGTGGAGCACCTCACCTgcaaagacaggctgagaaaggCGGGGATgttgagcctggagaagagaaggttgtgtGGAGTCCTCATAGCAACCTTCCAGTATCTTAAGAGGCTACAGGAAAGACTTTGTCAAGAattgtagtgacaggacaaggggaatgggCACACATTGAAAAAGGGGAACTGAAGtgaaatattaggaagaaattcttcactgtgagcaTGGTGAGAcagtggaacaggttgctcagggaggttgtggattccccatccctCACAGGGCCCAAGACCAGGTTGCATACAAGCCCCTGAGCTCCAGGTCGAGTGGGAGAGGTGTTCCTCACACGGCAGGTGGGCTGGGACTCGacaatctttaaggtcccttacGACCCCTTAGCAACTCGTGCCTCTGTTTCTCAGTAGGGAACACTGCGCTGCTCCGGCACAGCTGTAAGCCGTCCGCAGCACTGAGCAGCTCGCTGACAAACCCACAGCCGTTTAGGTTCGGCGGGGCTGGGGCCCGTtcgctgtccctgctgcccgccgccgcctcacagcccgcccgcagccccgcccGCCCCTCGCCTTTGGCGCGAAAACGGCcgcggggggcggggctctGCGGCACAGCGGCCGCCGATTGGCCGGCGCGGCGGGCGCGCGCCCCACGTGGTACGCGGCGTGGCGCGAACCGCTgtggggccgggccgggccggcggcaGCGATCGGGATGGATCTGGCAGCGGCGGCCGTGGGgggcgcgggcgcggcgccgcAGCACCAGCAGATCCGCGATGAAGTGGCCGAGAAGTGCCAGAAGTTGTTCTTGGACTTCCTAGAGGAGTGAGTGCCGGGGGCCGGGCCTGGCGACGGGCGGGCAGGGTCGCCAGCGGGTGGCGGGCCGATAGCGCCTTACGGAGGGGCCGCCATTTGGCGAGATCCTTTCAGGGCCTGGTGCCCCTGCCCTTGGCGTTCAGCTGGAAAAGCTCTGCTGTTGTCTCAGGCTCTGCCGGGAGGAGCCTGAAGGAAGGCAGCACGGTGCTCTCTTGGTAGGCAAAACCCTTCTCGGAGAGTTTCCGCGAAAACGTTGCCCAAAGAATTTGGGATGTGCTGGAAGTGTctgaggccaggttggatgtggcTTTAGGCAGCCTTGTCTAGTTGAAGAtgttcctgccatggcagggggttgaaaCGAGATAATCTTAAAAGCCCTTCAAAACCAAGCCATTCTATAATGGTATGATTTTTAAGTGCATTTGTTGCACTTCAGCAAAGTTTTGTCACAGCTGTGTTGAAAACCCTTTCCATGGCTTGGGTGTTAAACATTAATACATCTGGCTCCCTGCGTTTTGCCTCCTGAGGGGCCCATCTCATCAAATAAGGAAACCATTAACATCACCCGGAGGAACAAAACCTTGTTTGCTGGTGCAGTCATTGTTAAACCTTAAGTAAAATTTTTTCTGGCACTGGGACAACTCTTCTGCTGTATGAAATGTAAATCCACGTGTCTGTGCTCGGGTGAGAATCGAGCGGATGTAGCAAGGGGTGGAAGAAGAAATATTGTTGGAAAAGAGCTTTGCAAGGGACTGTGGGATGCCTGAATGTGAGTGATCCTTTTCTCTGTCATTTCTCCTGAACTCAGAGTATTCAGTTGCTGCCTGTGTGACTGTGAAACATTTTCCTGAATCACTTTCAGGTTCCAGAACAGTGATGGAGAGGTCAAGTACCTGCGAGATGCTGAAGAACTGATCCGGCCAGAGCGGAACACGTTGATCGTCAGCTTTGCGGATTTGGAGCAGTTCAATCAGCAGCTCTCTACCACTATTCAGGAGGAATTTTACAGGTAAAATGtagagtgggtttttttcaggtaaagctgagctctgctggagTCTCATGCCCATAATGTCTTggttttatgtaaaaaaattagaggcttattttctttctgcgTCCCAGAAACACTTATATTTAagattttattgattttatttttttactggCTAAAATGTTTCTCAGTGAATTCCTCTCTGGAAACCATTAGTTAACCAGATAATTGCATTTATTGTGGTAAAGAAGTAGGTGGTCAGTATGAGAATACAGAATAAACTAAAATTTCGTGCCCTGACAATATTTTATTGAATTGATCACTTATTTTGAAGATACACTTCTtaacataaagaaaaaagtgtcATAAAATGAGACTTAGAAAAGTCTGTTTTCAAACAATAGTACAAGTAACGTTATTATGCAGTGATCTCGCATTTAGCATATTTAGAGTGTCTTTTTTGGGTTATACAACATAGAATTAAAAGCCAGAACATGGAAATCTGTTACAAGTCTTTGATGTAATCTAAAGCAGAGAAGGCATTTTGATAGCTTCTCTAAAATTTGaacttttttccccatattttaGGGTTTATCCATACCTGTGTCGAGCAACAAAGACTTTTGCCAGAGACCACGGAAATGTTCCTGCAAACAAGGATTTTTATGTTGCCTTCCAGGACCTTCCTACCAGACACAAGTAAGATGATTATTAATTCCAGAAAATCATGCTGTTTTACTACAAGGAAAAACATGTCAAAGCATGCTGAAAATGTTCTGGTTATGTAGTGTGAAATGTGCAGTTGGCCGCTACAGTTGTGGCAGACTTTCCTGATCTTGTGCAGGTGATTTTTTGACaaagtttttcatttgtaaatCACACTCAGATACTTAAATTCATCATATTTCACAAACAAGAGTAACCTctctagttaaaaaaaaaaaaattgtgttgcTTTGAAATACTAGTGATGTAACTTTTGCATTCATTTAACCTTTAGTATTAACCTAAAAGTttatgtgaaataaaaatgagaatatGTTGTCGAATATATTGTAGTAAGTTTGTTTCTTATATTGACACTGTATTGTATGTTAGTACCCTGGGCCTAAAATTGTCAACTCAATAATTTAATCCTTGTGAACTTCTGTTTTAAACAGAATTCGAGAGCTGACTTCGGCAAAAATTGGCTCCCTGCTGCGCATCAGTGGGCAGGTGGTTCGTACCCACCCCGTCCATCCAGAGCTGGTCAGTGGAACCTTCCTGTGCCTCGACTGCCAGACAGTGATCAAAGACGTGGAGCAGCAATTCAAGTACACCCAGCCAAACATCTGCAGAAACCCAGTCTGTGCCAACAGAAGGCGATTCCTGCTGGACACGAACAAATCAAGATTTGTTGATTTCCAAAAGGTACAAAGGTGATGTTGGGGAGTGATGGCAACCAGTACTGTTCCTGTGGTAGTTGGAAGGTGTTATTTGTACTTCTGCACATTGAAGATGGTTAATTTTTGTTCTGTCAAGAAAACATCAAGAAAAGATCTCAAGAAAAGGCACTGCAATTTATGCAGAAAGTTTCTTCCCGCCTCTGGAAGACTTACGTTTAAGAATGGGAAATTACTTGTTGTGTTGTGTGACATTTATTGTCTGAGTAAGCCACTGAAGCCCCACATATTCGAGCCAGAGTTAGTCTCATGTTACCAGTACCTCAGCTATAGCTGCTTTATACAAGTATGAAAAGAGGTTGCTTATGGGTATCTGCAGTGTCTTGCTCTTCCAGGTTGATTTACCCTCACAAATCCTCAGCACTTCACATCCCACAGTTGTATTTTATGTCAGCCACATGAACTGAAATCTTCAGGTTACCTTTCAGAATTGTCACTGTGGCCCTCGTACATCCTCTAAGCTGCTGCAAGACTCCTTAGGTGCTGATTAGTGAAGGGATTTTTGGTTGTGTGTCGTATTGTGAGAGGGATCGACGTGGACAGCAGCAGTCAGATGCTGTTGAACACGTCTGTTAGCAGTGTAGCTTTTGAAGCAGTTTCAGATCTGGTGCCATGCTCAGTGTTGAAGCTTCTCTCCGTGCCAGGTGCGCATCCAGGAGACGCAGGGCGAGCTGCCGCGCGGCAGCATTCCGCGCAGCGTGGAGGTGATCCTGCGCGCAGAGGCCGTGGAGTCTGCCCAGGCTGGTGACAAATGTGACTTCACTGGCTCACTGATTGTCGTGCCTGACGTGTCCCAGCTCGCCACACCAGGTTTGTTGCTACTCATGACCTCCGTGAGGTGTCCTtcccgtgctgggagctgctgccctgacTCCTGTTTCCCTGGCAGGGTTACGTGCAGAAACCGGCTCGCGGGTGACGGGGACAGAGGGCTACGAAACCGAAGGCATCCGGGGGCTGCGCGCCCTCGGGGTCCGGGAGCTCTCCTATAAGCTCGTTTTTCTGGCGTGTTACGTTGCACCAACAAATCCACGGGTGAGTCTGCAGAGAAAGGAGATTTAAAGGTGTTGGTGATTTCTGTTCTGGATGGTTTTCCCTCAAATTAGGGAGCAGGAATGGGTAAAGCTTTAAGTGTGCATGTGTGCCACCTTTCTGTGTTGGTTTGACTGTCTTTATATTCTCTTTGAATTTGCGTAGCAAGGTTCTTGTTTTTGTTGCTCGTAGCATTTTTCACAGATGTGATTATTTGCCAGTGTTGCAGTTTGATCTAAACAGCTAACTGGCACATGTATTTCCATTCAGctttctgcagcatttccttttcttccaggaAATCCTATTGCTGCATTTTGTCACAGGAAAGACAGGGATCCTTTTTGTTCCCTCTGGTTTATCAAGTGACATCTTGGGATGTTACTGCAGTATGAGTAATACTGATTACATCTGGGTTTTGGCATGGTGTGGTACTGTAATCTATCGTTCTGCTAAGAGCATCACCATCACGTAGGATAAAAAGAGTATCTGCTACATTCTGGGAGTAGAAGTTTCTGGCCCCCATTTCAGAGCATCAGAAGACCTTGGAAGTTCCAGTTAATGTAAAAATGCTTACAAAGACAACTTTAGTCAAAGGAAGTCATATTggttttactcttttttttaatctctgtaCGAGCAACTACTTGGGATTTTCTCACTAACTCAAGTTACACTATTGATTTTGCCTGCTAGGAAATTGGCTATTGGTTTTTAAGGGTATAAGGTGATGAGGTTGCTTAGCCTAAGGGCAGCTTTTCAGGATGCGTTCCTCCCATCTAGATTTCAGAGCAAGTTTTTGTGACCTGTCTGCAGTGCTCACATTCATTAGTGACTCTTActatttttgttgctgtttgatTTTCTTGGTTTAGTTTGGTGGAAAAGAGCTCCGAGATGAAGAACAGACTGCAGAAAGCATTAAAAACCAAATGTCTGTGAAAGAGTGGGAAAAAGTTTTTGAAATGAGCCAAGATAAGAACCTTTACCATAATCTGTGCACCAGCCTCTTCCCCACTATCCATGGTAAGAATCTGTTTGTGGCCTTAGAGAGGGAAGATTTCACTTGTGTAAATATTAATTCCTTTTGCTGTCTCTGTAGTCTTTGGGAAAGGTTGAAagccctgtgccagctgccaCAAACTCTCCCCCTCAGCACTGGTTGTGCTAGAAGAGGAAAATCTATTCTTTGAATATTTGTGGTGTTTAATCATTAAGGCCTGCAAGCCCAATCTAGAAGGTTGGGTTTGATGTCAGGTCTTTTGCTACTGAATCCTACAGGTTTTAGTGGATGCTTAGCAAATAGGTGAATTCCAAGTGGATGTGTCCAAATGGTCTAAAATTCTAGTGGGgtgaaggttttttttaaataggaaaatcGTGGTGTTTTTTCGGATGTTTAGTTTAATGTCTTTCCTGGGGCAGGTAATGATGAAGTAAAACGCGGGGTCCTGCTGATGCTCTTTGGAGGAGTTCCCAAGACCACTTCAGAAGGCACTTCATTGCGTGGGGACATCAATGTTTGTGTTGTTGGTGATCCAAGTACAGCCAAGAGTCAGTTTCTAAAGTAAGATTAAGACCCAGCCTTTAAATATTGTCCGGTGTGGCTAGAGCTATAAATGTGCACTGTGcctttttctgtgttaaacATAGGAAAGGGAAGTAAAAGATGTGAGAATATTTCCCAGAGATTGTGGGGATGTGATTGAAGTATTTGAGCAGGGCTAAAACAAACTCAGCGTAAAAATTTCCAGATATTTTCAAAGGATgttgaatattaaaaatacaaattaattgcacattttaaaatatcagcGGGGGATAAAGTACTGGATGTTTTATTACTCTTTTCCACAGGCACGTGGATGAGTTCAGTCCCCGTGCTGTGTACACCAGCGGCAAAGCCTCCAGCGCCGCGGGTCTGACGGCAGCTGTGGTGAAAGATGAGGAGTCCCACGAATTTGTCATTGAGGCTGGAGCACTGATGCTGGCAGATAACGTGAGTCTAGGAAGGGGAGAGGTTCCTGCATCCCTAGAATGAGTTTGATTAATGACAGAGAGCCCTAAATTGTCTTAGTGATGCTTTTTTCATAAGTGATTGACTAGTGGTCActtattttcattcttctgcTGCAGGGTGTTTGTTGCATTGATGAATTTGACAAGATGGAGGTGCGGGATCAAGTAGCCATTCATGAGGCAATGGAGCAGCAAACAATATCCATTACTAAAGCTGGAGTGAAGGTACCTTGCACTACTCCTCTGTGTAGTCTGTAGCATCACCTGTTTGTTATGTGTACTGATGTGGCTTCACCTGCCAGATCTTCTTGTCACCTCTGCAGCTGCCTCACTGTGGCAGGACAGAGAGCACTTGTTGCAAAGTTCTTGTGGCACATACCCAAAGCAGGTCAGAAATGTGACTGAAAGTTAAACAGTAGTgaacaagaaacagaaaatgggaaaagccTAACCTTGAAGTAACCCCAAAAAAGGTTACAGAATGGTGTGTGTCTGTAGAAAAACAGGATCTTGTGAAAAGCAATTTTAAGTGCTTGTTTCAGTAGTATTGGCAAGAGTGTGACAGTGTTTCAATATTGGTCATCAAACTGTGTCTCAGGACAGAGACCTGCTTAGAAAGGGCTTGTTGGTGGAGTTTAGGTGCTTTTGAGGAGTGATTGTTGTAATACCTGCATTGGACTCCACCTATAAGGTGTTATACTGAACCATTGGGGTTGCAATGAGTTGGTTTAGGAAGTGGTCACAGatacaggttttttttaattcattttttcccactgtcaggctacTCTGAATGCCAGGACCTCCATTTTGGCTGCAGCAAACCCAGTTGGTGGCCGCTATGACAGATCCAAGTCACTGAAACAAAATATCAACCTGTCAGCTCCCATCATGTCCCGCTTTGATCTCTTCTTCATCCTTGTGGATGAGTGTAATGAGGTAATTTTACTGAATTATAGAATAGTTTGTGTAAGAAAAGATCCTTGGAGGTCTCTAATCTAACCTTGCACTCAGGTCATTGAGAACAGTTTGCCAAGACTTGACCTGGTGagttttgagtatctccaaggatggagattctGCAGTCTCTCCAGGCCCCTGCAATGTGTGGCAACTCTTATGTGTTAAaagttaataataataatgttatgTGTTAAAAGTAAATAATAACTTTTACATCTAATCAGAATTTCTCATGGTTCAGTTCATGTGGGTTGCATCTTATCCAAGGACTGTTTGGCTTCATCACATCTATGCTGGCCGGTAAAGCAGTTGCTTTCCTTTCAAGCTGAACAGACCTGGCTCTTCTGCCTTCTCATACATCACATTCTCCTGCCCTCTGACCATCTTGGTGGCCCTCTGCAATTTTGAGTGAAGGAAATCTCATGAGAGTgtcttgctcctgcttttccgCTCTGTCTGTGCAGCTAAAAGCTGGCAGTACAAATTTGAGCATACTCTGCTGAATACAAGGATACTGCCTTTTCATCCTGTAGTGGTTTGACCTGCAAACTTAACACCATTAGTCATTTTTACAAATGGCTGGTCACTAAGGCTGAGACTGCTGCCACCTGTCTATGTGGCATTTGCCTTGGGAATGCATGAGATCCAGAGATTAATGTTGGTTCAGCCACTGTTCTGCTCAGAGTGATTATCTAATTGAGAAGGGACTGGTGAGAGAGACAGAGCAggctgaaaaggaagaaagttcCCACGCTGCAGAGTGCTGTTTTCTGCCTGTTCTCTGGCTAACTTGTAACCCAGGAGACTTCCAAGAGGTTATAAATCCTAAAACTGCCTTTTATCCCTCCTCTGCTGCGTTTCCCTGTATTAAAAAACCCCAGGGCATTCTCCTGGACCTCCTGGCAGAGAGTTTGGCTACTGGAAAGGGTAGCTGTGCCATGAGGATTACAGGTAAACAGGGGGAATGGGAAGGAAGAATAGAAGGGTTGTTTTGCTCTTTGGCTGATGCTGTGCGAGTGGTCCTGACACGGCCCCAATATCCCAGGTGATAGATTACGCCATTGCCCGGCGCATCGTGGATCTGCATTCCAGAGTGGAGGAGTCTGTGGACCGTGTCTATTCCTTGGATGATATCCGAAGGTATCTGCTGTTTGCAAGACAGTTTAAACCAAAGGTAATTTTACTTCTTAAGTAAACTGTGGAACAGTTGTTCTGTCTGAGGAGGTCCAAGGGGACAGTCACTCTGCAGTAGGCTTTTCTCCAGCAAACACCAAGACACTTGGGGTAGCGTTTTCTCAATGAAAGAGCCATAAACTCAGGTTATTACCTAGAAACAGAGTATTTTGGAGCCTGGTGCTCCTAAACTCCAGAAACCCAGTCAGCCCAGCTGAGATTGTTATAGTCCATGGCAGTTCTTAACCTTTGTCTAGAACAATTGAGGGATCCATGGCCTTCTCATACCTTTCAGGCATGGGTTATTCAACATGGCTGCTGCAgagttttttgtattttattgacTTACTGCTTATTAATCAGTTTGtgtgtctttattttaaaagggtATTGTGCctctgtttctttgctttttggtAAAATACAGAACATGGGAAACTGGTCTAACTACAGAATTTTTTTGGGTCTATCCAAGTAGCAGCTTGGAAGGGctgtgtgtttggtttttcaTAAGTGTATAAACAGAACAATCTAGTAGGGACAGACATGAATTATGTGTGGAAACAAGTCGGTGGaagataaaaatagaaattattaaaaaatctgCTGTAAAATAATTAATGCAGCTCTGTACTTAGGTACTATGTACTGATGACTGTAATGTCATTATCATTGATAAGTGTAATCATTATTACAACATAATTTCAGCACAATGTGATTGCCATTATACTTGCATAGAGTATGTGTATAGCATAGAATACTTCAGATAAAAGCAGCAGCCAGTACAGCAAAGGCTGCACACTGCCAATCTAATGCAAGAATAAAAGTCTTTAATACTCTGACCACTGGAACTCCTGGCACTCTGTTTGATGCCACTCAGATATCCAAGGAGTCTGAGGACTTCATAGTGGAGCAGTACAAGCGGCTGCGGCAGCGCGATGGCTCAGGAGCGACCAAGTCATCCTGGAGGATCACAGTGAGGCAGCTGGAGAGCATGATCCGCCTGTCTGAGGCCATGGCCCGCATGCACTGCTGTGATGAGGTATCAGGGCCGTGGTGGAGCGTTGGGTAAATGTTCATGGAAACGTGTGGGAGTTGTGCATCTGCTGTCTGACTGTG
This is a stretch of genomic DNA from Anomalospiza imberbis isolate Cuckoo-Finch-1a 21T00152 chromosome 7, ASM3175350v1, whole genome shotgun sequence. It encodes these proteins:
- the MCM6 gene encoding DNA replication licensing factor MCM6 translates to MDLAAAAVGGAGAAPQHQQIRDEVAEKCQKLFLDFLEEFQNSDGEVKYLRDAEELIRPERNTLIVSFADLEQFNQQLSTTIQEEFYRVYPYLCRATKTFARDHGNVPANKDFYVAFQDLPTRHKIRELTSAKIGSLLRISGQVVRTHPVHPELVSGTFLCLDCQTVIKDVEQQFKYTQPNICRNPVCANRRRFLLDTNKSRFVDFQKVRIQETQGELPRGSIPRSVEVILRAEAVESAQAGDKCDFTGSLIVVPDVSQLATPGLRAETGSRVTGTEGYETEGIRGLRALGVRELSYKLVFLACYVAPTNPRFGGKELRDEEQTAESIKNQMSVKEWEKVFEMSQDKNLYHNLCTSLFPTIHGNDEVKRGVLLMLFGGVPKTTSEGTSLRGDINVCVVGDPSTAKSQFLKHVDEFSPRAVYTSGKASSAAGLTAAVVKDEESHEFVIEAGALMLADNGVCCIDEFDKMEVRDQVAIHEAMEQQTISITKAGVKATLNARTSILAAANPVGGRYDRSKSLKQNINLSAPIMSRFDLFFILVDECNEVIDYAIARRIVDLHSRVEESVDRVYSLDDIRRYLLFARQFKPKISKESEDFIVEQYKRLRQRDGSGATKSSWRITVRQLESMIRLSEAMARMHCCDEVHPKHVKEAFRLLNKSIIRVETPDVNLDQDDEQQMEDQEDQDGVNGEAEAPAGVSGLVNGINGHSEDVSKDAAPKASLRLGFSEYRRISNLLVLHLRKAEEEEDDAALKRSELINWYLKEIESEIESEEELINKKKIIERVIHRLTHYDHILIELSQSGLRGSREEETFDDDPYLVVNPNYLLED